gctgccgggaccgctgtagttgctgctggggccactgtggttgctgctggggccactgtggttgctgccgggaccactgtagttgctgctggggccactgtagttgctgccggaGCCACTGTGCttgctgccggggccactgtagttacagctgcggccactgtggttgctgctggggccactgtagttgctgccggggccactgtGGTAGCTGCCGGGatcactgtagttgctgctggggccactgtagttgctgccggagccactgtggttgctgctggggccactgtagttacagctgcggccactgtggttgctgctggggccactgcgGTTGCTGCaggggccactgtggttgttgccggggccactgtggttgctgctggggccactgtagttgctgccggggccactgtggtagctgctggggccactgcggttgctgccgggaccactgtagttgctgctggggccactgtggttgctgcctggggccactgtggttgctgccgggaccactgtagttgctgctggggccactgtagttgctgccagagccactgtggttgctgccggggccactgtagttacagctgcggccactgtggttgctgctggggccactgtagttgctgccggggccactgtggtagctgctggggccactgtggttgctgctggggccactgtagttgctgccggggccactgtGGTCGTCTGTGTGTTGCCTGAGGCTGTTCAGTAATGCCATGGATTGATCAGTATAACATTCAGATTTTGATCCTACATTTCAAACTTATTTCTATAGCATATTTTATTGGGAATTAATTACTTAAACTTACCAACACACAGAAGCAGGAGGACACAGATCTTCATCATAATTATGAGaaggtgtttttctgtttaaaaaagataacatttgattttgtttagaTTAATTTTAGTAATGACGACAGTGTTTGCTTTTAGAAATGTACtaataaaactctttatttgAACTACTTATTGATGTTTACAAGTCTTTTTCTTAATAGCTAAATTACTCAAATGTTGCATTATGTTGTTATTGAAAAGAGAAGGACACACAAATTGTATtgtttgttaatattattattattattattaataataataataataataataataataataataataattatattattataatcttCAATTTGTGTACGAATTAtcaatgattattattaatattattaatattactataaCGATAATTATTTGGGATAATTAAAGAGCGACAAGAAACACAACTTTCATTGATtgattcttattcttattcctatttgtattattaattataataatataacaatcaCCAATGATTATTTGTGTAAGAAATATcagtgattattattaatattattaatataatgattttaattattatgaAAAATTACATTGTAATTAAAGAGACCAGAAACACAACTTGCATTGACTGAAATTGGACAAATATTCAGTATTGACATACTTACAGATTGCGTCTCAGTCGTTGACTTGTCTTCACTGCAGTGACTGAAGTTGTGATGTTCTGATTCTCAGCTGTTCAGTATCCTTTGCAGTTTGTTGGTTGATGTCCTCCAGTTAACAGACAGTAGCTTTTATATCCACACAAAGCAGGTAAGATGACATCAGGCTCTAAAGAAAGACGTACAGGATGAGTAAGAGGAATGTTTTCCCTTTTGAGGGTGTGGTCACCCTTTCATTAGATCAATCAAACGTCTTTTTATGTTTCCTATATTTTAAGGAAACCGGCTCAGTAAAATTCTACTTGGATATGATGTTGGATTTGATGTTTTTGGGAGGGATTGTTGTGGTGTAATTGTAAAGCTTTGGCGTACGTGCAGATGCGAAGTATCTACGCTTCTATATCTATAAAGATTGGCAAGTGAGCTCAGGGGTAAAAACGGTGGTAACATTAGTACTTGTGACTCGTAGGTTGTAGCGTGTAGCTGGAAACTTCAGTGTCACATTCACAAATAGGAAGATTGTGCGTCTCTCTATCAGATGTTGTGAAACTCTGAGTATCTTTTTAAAGGACACATTTGTTGACTTTAAAGACTGTTTCAATACttctaaaagaaagaaataataccATTATAGTTAGAGTCACTCATTTCTAGTCTCAccgtgcacttcctgttttattttatactttcctcttgtccctctttccagatccctttacttccttccttggtgtgattgtctccctgattgtttccacctgtgccctctcacctcatgtttaaatagtcctgtcccccccaccccccttgtcttgtgccagttcgtacTTGTTCAGGTGTCGTGGGTCTAGTCCAGTGATCAGGTCAGGTTTTTGTcaagtttattttttctatGTGGCTCATTGTTAGagactttgttttgtatttagagTTTGATATCCTCTTAGAGTGATCTTCTGTTTAATACTGTGTTTAATTATTTGTCCTCCTCGTGAGTGATTGTTTATTTGATACTTTGTTTGTAAATCCTCCCAGTGAGTGCTATTGTTTAgtactttgttttcagtaaagtattttatattgttaCTTTACATCCGTCTCGGAGTCGTGCATTTGAGTTCACTTGTCAATCTTGTGACAGAGTTCCGTTACACTTGTGTTTGACCAAAATGACATGTTTCTGATGGCTCCACCGTtccatcaaatggaaatactcaacaTGTCTTGTGCATCATTTTAGACCTGACGTatttgatattttgggaaacTTTATCTCTAAAAGTCACACAGTGAGTTTGTTACATAGCGGTAAAACGagcttaaaaacaaacagaactgaTGTGgcaaataaagtaaacattgtaacattttatatgaCCGTCACATTTGAAAGTAACTCAGAAGTGTCGGCTGGTAGAGAGGACAAACAGGAATGGTCGACGTCATGCAGCATTGTCCTTTTGGTAACCTGTACATGTAAAGGTAAAAGGTAGTGACGTGATCAACACCTTGTTTCCCTAGGGCTATAAACAGAGCGCGGACTGAAGAATAGTTCTTTGTACTAATAATAGGCTCTCCTGTCAGAAAATATGTTGGGTGTTTTTACCACCTCAACCACATACTGGATCTATTTGTTATCTACCAACGCTGTGGTCAAAGTGTTCTCGCGAGATACTGAACCACAAATTGCTCTCGCTTGAACAGCCGTGTGAGTGTCCTGATGAGCTCCTTGTGTGCCAGCCTCTGCCACCagagtatgaatgtgtgtgacttGCTGAATTTGACTTTGAGAGTCACAAAGACTAGGAGCGCGCTGTACAGGactctcagaaaattagaatattgtgataaagttctttattttctgtaatgcaatttaaaaaaacaaatgtcatacattctggattcattacaaatcaactgaaatattgcaagccttttattattttaatattgctgattatggcatacagcttaagaaaactcaaatatcctatctctaaatattagaatatcatgaaaaagtatactagtagggtgttcaacgaatcacttgaatcgtctaattgactcgaaacacctgcaagggtttcctgagccttgaaaaacactcagcttggttcagtaaactaaatcacaagtatggggaagactgctgatctgactgctgtccagaggaccatcattgacaccctccatcaggagggtaagacacaaaaagaaatgtctcaaagagcaagctgttcacagagtgcagtttcaaagcacatccacaaaaagtctgttggaagggggaaatgtggcaggaaacgctgcacaaccaagagagatgaccgcagcctgaacagcattgtgaagaagagtcgcttccagaatttgggggagcttcaaagacagtggattgaagctggagtccaggtatcaaaagccactgtttaCAGAAGTGTctgggaaatgggctacaatagccgtattcccatggtcaagccacttctgaactcaagacaacggaagaagcgtctgacttgggctatggaaaagaagcactggacagttgcagagtggtccaaagtcctcttttcagacgaaagcaagttttgtatttcatttggaagtcaaggcgccagagtctagagaaaggctggagaggagcaaaatccaagttgcttgaaatccagtgtgaagttcccacagtcagcgatggtttggggagccatgtcagctgctggtgttggtccactgtgtttcatcaagcccagagtaaatgcagctgtgtaccaagagattttagagcactacatgcttccatctgctgaaaagctctatggagatgaggaattcattttccagcatgatctggcacctgcccacagtgccaaaaccaccagtaactggtgtactgaccatggcattactgtcctcgattggcctgccaattcccctgacctgaaccccatagagaatatgtggggtattgtgaagaagctgaaagacaccagacccaacaatgctaatgagctaaaggccgctattgaagcatcctgggcatccataacacctcagcaatgccacaggctgattgcctccatgccacgccgcattgatgcagtaatccgtgcaaaaggattcccaaccaagtactgagtgcattaatggacattttcaaatgtttgattttgttttgctgttataaatcttttttttttacttggtctgaggaactattctaattttttgagataggatttttgagttttcttaagctgtaagccataatcagcaatattaaaataataaaaggcttgcaatatttcagttgatttgtaatgaatccagaatgcatgacattttttttttttaattgcattacagaaaataaagaactttatcacaatattctaattttctgagacagtcctgtataaaTACATTCCATTTACCATCTTATCTGAAACTAAAGCAGCTGCTGGGACAATAACCAAACAGTCTTGTCTCAATGCAATGTTTAGACTCAATGCAACGTGTTCCTATAAATGTAACTTAAAAGTCTTTCATCAACACTGAACCCTCGATGAAACTGAGCCACAATTGTACCCAACAGGTTTCATGGGAGTTTTGTAGTTCCACATCTACAAATTCTGACTTTTTTCAAGTTGTGACGTCAGTAAAACCCAGAGAAAATATTTAAGTGGTTCAATGATGAATATAAAAAGGTATCGTGCACATTGTGATGTTGCTGAACTAATGTTCATTATAAATGTGATGTTAGTATGAATATAGAAGCATTGTTTtgatgattttattattttgaatagTTAGTATTTCTGAAATGCTAGACCATAAAGCAGTCATGTTGTCCTGTAGatcctttattattattgttattgtgcttttgtttattttctaatttgAAGTAATGGTGCCAGgattacattaattaaaataacGTTTGATAGCGAACATTTCTATAGTCACATGATGTTTTATACTGAATGTGTCTGCAAAGCGCTCACTGAATTGTTTTCctagaatatatattttccgCAACTAAAGCATAATTTACATCTTTATTGTTGCCAGAGCACATAatccatcgtgtgtgtgtgtggtaatagTGTAAAGCACTGGGGTTATAATGTAGAGATTAAATGCACTCTGCATTAAACAGCTGCTGGTGCTTCTATCCTACAGAGCTTTGATCATCAGAGCTGAAGGAGTGCCCTGTCTTTGGTAACATCACACTTTATTGAAAGTAGAAGATGATATTTTCCACTTGAATGTATTCAGAAGCTAAACTCAACATATTGTGTTCATCCCAGCcatgttcacatttaatattAATCTCCGTGTTCATACCATCCCTTCTCAAGTATTTGTGACAAACCTTCTAGAGCAGtgtttttcagaccaaggaccacttaaccaatacaaaaacactcacggaccacctaactccccaaatatccaaaaacaataggcctgcttaccactccaacagtatattacaaatgacagcttTATGTGAGCTTCTctatcgctcgttcacacattatgTTATTACTAAAGTTTGGATCAGTTGCACTTTTTTTTGGAATATTTGATGCGGCCCAGACTCTACCTCCAGCGGCCcccaggtaaattgagtttgagactCCTGTtctagagcataggtcttcaacagggggtctgcggaggtactgcaggggggtcgtgaaattgtttgtagataaagcaaatattttgttataaaaACTTGGAcagcctctctcctctcgcacagaactctgaccGCACCCCCTCCCTTTTGTTTCAATACCGCTGCAGTAGgggctccatgctacaccaggggtccttggcctgaaaatcGATGAAGACCCCTGTTCTAGAGCAAGCACACCGTTGGCTTTTCTGTTGTTGTGGTCTGGCAGACATCAAAAGATATTTGTTGGGACAGGCGTCAGTTATGTTCTTCAGTGATGAGTGCTGTGCTTACTTCCTGAGACTTGGAATTCTACATTTGGAGAACATGTTgtcttttataaataaattggaACAAATACATCAGTAGTGCAGATTCAGGGTCATGCTTCAGTTTACAAGTGTATCACTTGGTTTAAACTGCTGGCGAGAGGGATTATGTTGTgaggagcccccccccctcacaacACAAATGTCGGTAATTTTATTTACTCATTTGacattgtgcttttattttcttggaTTGAAGAACCACTTTTTAGATTTGTCCTGACTATCTTTCTGTCCTGCCTTGGCCATCAGGGGCCTCACTCGTGGGTTTGCCAGAGTTGATGTCCACATGATCAGTGGCTCCTGGGCAAAGGCTCCATTATCCTCAAGTGGTCATCCATTCTAGTTCATACAGATGGAGCGAGTCATGTAATCTTCTACACTATGCCAACATTTGTTTCACTTTTGAATTGTAAAGGTTgtgtttcacaatttattttcacaagGCAGCTTCTacttaataaatgttttgtcaccTTTCCAAACACAGTAACTATGCTTATTGAAATCCTTATATACAAAATGTTAATGTGCAGTTAAAAAACTAACACAAGATAGCACATTCAAGTGGCAAAATAAGAACTAAAATAATTATGTTAGTAACTTCACTGCTGGAGTGCAGAGAGTTCCAAAACAGTAAATATGGACATTTCCCGTAATGACCAAGTATTGTCTTTATTATTGAACCAAAGTGTGCAGAGTCCTCTTATCTAGACACTGCAAAGCATCTTAGGCTCCacaaattatttaataacatgtaAAAAATCTGCATGATTTAGATGCAAACAAAAAAGACCTGCTGCAATGCATGTACCAAGGTGGACAATGTGAAGGTAACGACGAGCCCCACAGATACTACAAAGACATCCCAACAGGTGACCAAACACAAAGTATTTTTGACAAACACCAGAGAAATATTGGAAATCAATCGGACTCACCATGAGAGAACGAATAAAGCCTTGCAAGACATTATTTACTAATGTGAGGAACTAGAATGACCAAACTGTCACCTTTACAGctctttgtttacattcctcatACTCATCCTGTACGTCTTTCTTTAGAGCCTGATGTCATCTTACCTGCTTTGTGTGGATATAAAAGCTACTGTCTGTTAACTGGAGGACATCAACCAACAAACTGCAAAGGACACTGAACAGCTGAGAATCAGAACATCACAACTTCAGTCCATGCAGTGAAGACAAGTCAACGACTGAGACGCAATCTGTAAGTATGTCAATACTGAATATTTGTCCAATTTCAATCAATGCAAGTTGTGTTTCTTGTCTCTCTTTAATTACAATGTAATTTtccatattaataataatcacttATTACAAAAATTATCATTGGTGATTATAAAAGtagtaaaatgttttataattttattatgAGTTACACTTCTCTGTTCTTATGTAACTATTCTGTAAGgaaataaaattatttaaaagacaCTACATTATTAGTTTTGTTACTATAATGAGTCCAACTGAAATGattcatatttttaaaacagaaaagtacCTTCCCATAATGATGATGATCTGTGTCCTcctgcttctgtgtgtttgtaagtaATTAATTCCCAATAAAATATGCAATTGAAATGTAGGATCAAAATCTGAATGTTATACTGATCAATCCATGGCATTGCTGAACAGCCTCAGGCAACACACAGATCACAGTTGCCCCAACCACAGCGGCCCCggcagcagcaaccacagttgCCCCAACCACAGCGGCCCCggcagcagcaaccacagttgCCCCAACCACAGCGGCCCCGGCAGCAGCAACCACGGCGGCCCCGCCCGCAACCACGGCGGCCCCGGCAGCAATTACAGCGGAAGCAACCACGGCGGCCCCGGCAGCAATTACAGCGGAAGCAATTACAGCGGAAGCAACCACGGCGGCCCCGGCAGCAATTACAGCGGAAGCAACCACGGCGGCCCCGGCAGCAATTACAGCGGAAGCAACCACGGCGGCCCCGGCAGCAATTACAGCGGAAGCAACCACGGTGGCCCCGGCAGCAATTACAGCAGCAACAGCGGCAGCAACCACGGCAGCAGCCCCGGCAGCAATTACAGCAGCAACAGCGGCAGCAACCACGGCAGCAGCCCCGGCAGCAACCACGGCAGCAGCCACAGTTGCCCCGGCAGCAACCGCAACCGCggcagcagcaaccacagttgCCCCAACCACAGCGGCCCCGGCGCAGCAACCACAGTTGCCCCAACCACAGCGGCCCCGGCAGCAGCAACCACGGCGGCCCCGCCTGCAATTACAGCGGACGCAACCACGGCGGCCCCGGCAGCAATTACAGCGGAAGCAACCACGGCGGCCCCGGCAGCAATTACAGCGGAAGCAACCACGGCGGCCCCGGCAGCAATTACAGCGGAAGCAACCACGGCGGCCCCGGCAGCAATTACAGCGGAAGCAACCACGGCGGCGCCGGCAGCAATTACAGCGGAAGCAACCACGGCGGCCCCGGCAGCAATTACAGCGGAAGCAACCACAGCGGCCCCGGCAGCAGCCCCGGCGGAAACCACGGCGGCCCCGGCACCACCAACAACTACAGCTGCCTCCTCTGCAGTCATCAACAAAACAAGTTTCCTTTTAGTCATTGCAGTCATTACTGGAGTTATTTGGAATTAAGAAATGGACAAGGGACTTAATACCACCCAGTTTTAGACTTTAAGTATCGTTTATGAAGAGACTGAAGACTGAgactttgcatttatttatttccatgtccTTATGTCATGCACTTTTTAAGCACTTTGACTAACATGATGTATATTTCGTTGACATGAGACCAGCATACATACAACTTTTACTAGCTGCTGTTATCATTGACACAGAACCATATGAGCCATATACAGTGAGCAGATCCAACAACATGAACAGCTCTACGTATAATGTGACCAAAGAGATATTTAATATCCATACTTCATTTTGTCTTGTATTCGATTGCATTACACTGTGGAATTTACTGGATGGAGACACTGTGCTGCACAAGGGGAGATTGTTCTGTCTCATCTGCATGTTCATACGCATGTTACAGTATTAGGCCGTGTAAAGTATTCAAAGTAATAAAGTATGAAATAAGAACTGGGTGTACTACTTTGTTATTTCAATGTTGCAGTTTCATACTCACATTTGATACTTCTGGCATCACAAGGCAATAGTGAACAGTTTGGCAAATTTTCAAGAATTGCTGGTCTTGAATTAAATGTCTAATGTTATATTACGAAGTTGTCTTTTGTGTAAAGTGTAACTTTAACCATTTGTGGTGTCATAAGTTCCAGTCACCAAAGTATGCACACAGGTGACAATAATTTTTAGGTGATATTTGATATCTTAAAACCACAAAATGTTGGGTTTGCGTAAATACAATAGCATCTAATGCAGAAATGCA
This region of Cottoperca gobio chromosome 11, fCotGob3.1, whole genome shotgun sequence genomic DNA includes:
- the LOC115016088 gene encoding nucleoporin NSP1-like isoform X5, whose product is MMMKICVLLLLCVASGNTQITVAPTTAAPAAATTVAPTTAAPAAATTVAPTTAAPAAATTAAPPATTAAPAAITAEATTAAPAAITAEATTAAPAAITAEATTVAPAAITAATAAAAPAATTAAATVAPAATATAAAATTVAPTTAAPAQQPQLPQPQRPRQQQPRRPRLQLQRTQPRRPRQQLQRKQPRRPRQQLQRKQPRRPRQQLQRKQPRRPRQQLQRKQPRRRRQQLQRKQPRRPRQQLQRKQPQRPRQQPRRKPRRPRHHQQLQLPPLQSSTKQVSF
- the LOC115016088 gene encoding translation initiation factor IF-2-like isoform X2, yielding MMMICVLLLLCVSSGNTQITVAPTTAAPAAATTVAPTTAAPAAATTVAPTTAAPAAATTAAPPATTAAPAAITAEATTAAPAAITAEATTAAPAAITAEATTVAPAAITAATAAATTAAAPAAITAATAAATTAAAPAATTAAATVAPAATATAAAATTVAPTTAAPAQQPQLPQPQRPRQQQPRRPRLQLQRTQPRRPRQQLQRKQPRRPRQQLQRKQPRRPRQQLQRKQPRRPRQQLQRKQPRRRRQQLQRKQPRRPRQQLQRKQPQRPRQQPRRKPRRPRHHQQLQLPPLQSSTKQVSF
- the LOC115016088 gene encoding angiomotin-like isoform X3; the encoded protein is MMMKICVLLLLCVASGNTQITVAPTTAAPAAATTVAPTTAAPAAATTVAPTTAAPAAATTAAPPATTAAPAAITAEATTAAPAAITAEATTAAPAAITAEATTVAPAAITAATAAATTAAAPAATTAAATVAPAATATAAAATTVAPTTAAPAQQPQLPQPQRPRQQQPRRPRLQLQRTQPRRPRQQLQRKQPRRPRQQLQRKQPRRPRQQLQRKQPRRPRQQLQRKQPRRRRQQLQRKQPRRPRQQLQRKQPQRPRQQPRRKPRRPRHHQQLQLPPLQSSTKQVSF
- the LOC115016088 gene encoding translation initiation factor IF-2-like isoform X1 — protein: MMMKICVLLLLCVASGNTQITVAPTTAAPAAATTVAPTTAAPAAATTVAPTTAAPAAATTAAPPATTAAPAAITAEATTAAPAAITAEATTAAPAAITAEATTVAPAAITAATAAATTAAAPAAITAATAAATTAAAPAATTAAATVAPAATATAAAATTVAPTTAAPAQQPQLPQPQRPRQQQPRRPRLQLQRTQPRRPRQQLQRKQPRRPRQQLQRKQPRRPRQQLQRKQPRRPRQQLQRKQPRRRRQQLQRKQPRRPRQQLQRKQPQRPRQQPRRKPRRPRHHQQLQLPPLQSSTKQVSF
- the LOC115016088 gene encoding translation initiation factor IF-2-like isoform X4 is translated as MMMKICVLLLLCVASGNTQITVAPTTAAPAAATTVAPTTAAPAAATTVAPTTAAPAAATTAAPPATTAAPAAITAEATTAAPAAITAEATTAAPAAITAEATTVAPAAITAATAAATTAAAPAAITAATAAATTAAAPAATTAAATVAPAATATAAAATTVAPTTAAPAQQPQLPQPQRPRQQQPRRPRQQPRRPRQQLQRKQPRRPRQQLQRKQPRRPRQQLQRKQPRRRRQQLQRKQPRRPRQQLQRKQPQRPRQQPRRKPRRPRHHQQLQLPPLQSSTKQVSF
- the LOC115016088 gene encoding ice-structuring glycoprotein-like isoform X6; this translates as MMMKICVLLLLCVASGNTQITVAPTTAAPAAATTVAPTTAAPAAATTVAPTTAAPAAATTAAPPATTAAPAAITAEATTAAPAAITAEATTAAPAAITAEATTVAPAAITAATAAATTAAAPAAITAATAAATTAAAPAATTAAATVAPAATATAAAATTVAPTTAAPAQQPQLPQPQRPRQQQPRRPRLQLQRTQPRRPRQQLQRKQPRRPRQQLQRKQPRRPRQQLQRKQPRRPRQRPRQQPRRKPRRPRHHQQLQLPPLQSSTKQVSF